The DNA sequence TGATGTAATTTATGGGGATGTAGAATTTAGCAGTACAGTATTAGATGATTTTGTGATTGTGAAGTCAGATGGTATTCCGACTTATAATTTTGCAGTAGTGATTGATGATCATTTAATGGATATTAGTCATGTTATTAGAGGAGAGGACCATCTTTCTAATACTCCAAAACAGATATTGATTTATAAAGCGCTAGGATTGAAGTCACCAAAATTTGCTCATTTATCTATGATTTTAGGTGAGGATAAGTCTAAATTAAGCAAACGTAGTGGAGAGGCTTATGTATATGTTAGTCAGTACCGAAAACAAGGATATCTTCCAGACGCTTTAATTAACTTTTTGTCTCTTTTAGGTTGGTCACCTAAAAATGATGAAGAAATTTTTACTGTAGATGAAATTATAAATAAGTTTTCAATGGATAGAGTAACTAAGAGTTCAGCTGTCTTTGATGTAGAGAAATTAAATTGGATGAATGGACATTATATTAAGGAGGCTGAGTTAGAGGATATAGTTGAACTAGCCCTTCCTTATTTACAGGAAGCAGGCTATGCTGATAAAGAGTTGTCACAGGAAGAGTATGAAATAATAAAGGATATAGTTGATTTAGTACGAGACTCATTAGATTATGTAGCGCAAATAGTAGATTACGTAGATATATTCTTTGGAGAGTTAAAATATGAAGATCAAGAAGAGGCGGTAGACTGTTTTCAAGAAGAGGGCGTTGAACTTGTATTAAAGACTCTTAAAGAACGGTTAGGTGATTTAGAAGATTATGATCCAGATTCGATATTAGAAGAATTAAGAGCAATTTTAAAGAATTTACCTGTAGGTGGAAGGTTATTTTACCATCCATCTAGATATGCTATAACTGGTAAAGGTTCAGGTCCTGAGTTGTATCATGTAATTGCTATTTTAGGTAAAGAAGAGACATTAAAGCGGCTTGATAAAGCTTTAGATTTGATTTAAATTAAAATTAAGGTCGATAAAGGCGATAAGCAGGAGAGTAAACTAGTAATTTATGTATAGAGATAGGGTGCCATTGGCTGAGAGCATCTTTAAATGGAGCTAGTTGAAATGCACCTGTAAGCTTTATGCCTGAACAATTAGTAGGGGATAACGAGTGGTAACCGTTAATTTACCATTAAGTGAGTCAGAGTATTCTTCTGATTAAACAGAGTGGGACCGCGAACCTTTCGCCTCTGTAGTTAATATACTACATTGGCGAAAGGTTTATTTTATTATAATAATTAATTAGGGGGGGTAAAATGTTAAAGACAATAAAAGCTGATATTGAGGCAGTTTTTGATAGAGATCCAGCGGCTAGAGGATTATTAGAGGTGATTTTAACTTATTCAGGTTTGCATTCTATTATTATGCATCGAATTGCACATTTTTTATATAATAAAGGCTTATCTCTTGTTCCTAGGATGATTTCGCAATTTAGTCGTTTTTTAACCGGAATAGAGATTCATCCTGGAGCTACAATAGGTAAAGGGTTCTTTATTGATCATGGGCTGGGAGTAGTTATTGGTGAGACAACTGAAGTAGGGGATAATGTAACTCTTTATCAAGGAGTAACATTAGGTGGAACGGGAAAAGAAGATGGTAAACGACATCCTACTTTAGGTGATGATGTAATGGTGAGTGCTGGAGCTAAAGTTTTAGGGTCTATTGAAATTGGAGATAATGCTAAAGTAGGAGCTGGAGCTGTGGTGCTAGATCCAATACCGCCTAATACTACAGTGGTTGGAGTGCCAGGAAAGGTAGTAGTTCAAAATGGTGAACGAGTTAGAGGTGAGGCTGACTTAGAACATGGGAATTTACCTGATCCAGTAGAGGAAATGTTAAAGTGTATGAATCGCAGAATAGAAAAGTTAGAAAAGAAAGTTAAAGAGGAAGGAAAAGAATAACAGTAAGAAAGGAGCTAGAATAAGAATTAATAAGGGGTGTTATAATATGGGATTAAGAATATATAATACATTAACTAGAGAAAAAGAAGAATTTCAACCGATAGATGAAAATGAAGTGAAGATTTATTCTTGTGGACCTACAGTATATGATTATTTTCATATAGGTAATGCAAGAGCTTTTGTAATACCTGATATTCTTAAAAGGTATTTAGAATATAAAGGTTATAATGTTTTTCATGTTGTGAATTTTACAGATATTGATGATAAAATGATTAATAGAGCTAATGAAGAAGGAATTACTATTAAAGAATTAGCGGATAAATTTATTGCAGCTTACTTTGAAGACACTAAGAAGTTAAATATAAAGGAAGCCGATGTATATCCTAGGGCTACTGAACATATTTCAGATATTATAAAGTTGATTAGGCAATTAGAGGATGCAGGATATGCTTATGAGGTAGATGGCGATGTCTTTTTTGAGGTAAGAAAGTTTGAAGAGTATGGCAAGTTATCTAATCAAGACGTGGAGGAGTTAACTTCTGGAGCTAGAATTGAAGTTAATGAACAGAAGAAAGATCCGTTAGATTTTGTTTTGTGGAAAGGGAGTAAAGAAGGAGAACCAGCTTGGGATAGTCCATGGGGACATGGTAGACCTGGTTGGCATACAGAATGTTCTATAATGTCAATGAGTTATTTAGGTAATAAGTTTGATTTTCATACTGGAGGAGTAGATTTAGTATTTCCTCACCATGAAAACGAGATAGCTCAGAGTGAAGCAGCAAGTGGGAGTCAAGTAATTAATTATTGGCTGCATAATGGTTATATTAATGTAGATGGAGAAAAGATGTCTAAATCCTT is a window from the Selenihalanaerobacter shriftii genome containing:
- the gltX gene encoding glutamate--tRNA ligase produces the protein MSDIRVRFAPSPTGQIHIGNIRTALFNWLYARKNNGTFILRIEDTDQTRSTAEFEDVIHREMEWLGLDWDEGVKAGGDYGPYRQSERLEIYEEYVEKLIEEDKAYYCYCTTEELDAMREEAKTKGEAPKYNGKCRGLCEEKRERLEDEGREPVVRFKLPEEEEQIVVDDVIYGDVEFSSTVLDDFVIVKSDGIPTYNFAVVIDDHLMDISHVIRGEDHLSNTPKQILIYKALGLKSPKFAHLSMILGEDKSKLSKRSGEAYVYVSQYRKQGYLPDALINFLSLLGWSPKNDEEIFTVDEIINKFSMDRVTKSSAVFDVEKLNWMNGHYIKEAELEDIVELALPYLQEAGYADKELSQEEYEIIKDIVDLVRDSLDYVAQIVDYVDIFFGELKYEDQEEAVDCFQEEGVELVLKTLKERLGDLEDYDPDSILEELRAILKNLPVGGRLFYHPSRYAITGKGSGPELYHVIAILGKEETLKRLDKALDLI
- the cysE gene encoding serine O-acetyltransferase, which produces MLKTIKADIEAVFDRDPAARGLLEVILTYSGLHSIIMHRIAHFLYNKGLSLVPRMISQFSRFLTGIEIHPGATIGKGFFIDHGLGVVIGETTEVGDNVTLYQGVTLGGTGKEDGKRHPTLGDDVMVSAGAKVLGSIEIGDNAKVGAGAVVLDPIPPNTTVVGVPGKVVVQNGERVRGEADLEHGNLPDPVEEMLKCMNRRIEKLEKKVKEEGKE
- the cysS gene encoding cysteine--tRNA ligase, which gives rise to MGLRIYNTLTREKEEFQPIDENEVKIYSCGPTVYDYFHIGNARAFVIPDILKRYLEYKGYNVFHVVNFTDIDDKMINRANEEGITIKELADKFIAAYFEDTKKLNIKEADVYPRATEHISDIIKLIRQLEDAGYAYEVDGDVFFEVRKFEEYGKLSNQDVEELTSGARIEVNEQKKDPLDFVLWKGSKEGEPAWDSPWGHGRPGWHTECSIMSMSYLGNKFDFHTGGVDLVFPHHENEIAQSEAASGSQVINYWLHNGYINVDGEKMSKSLDNFFTTRDILKEYSAEVVRFFLISKHYRSPINFSDAELDDAKKSLQRLKNTISRINQLIPEEKNELEDESEIENKEEVAKINEFIKEKRKKFGEAMDDDLNTALAIASLHELAKEMNIFINDSKFEVNQTTVSVLEEAYKILIELGQVLGLELKPEEKVGGNKLTSNLIELLLKIRNDAREERNWGLADQVRDELEELGINLIDTPQGTEWEIE